A single Crateriforma conspicua DNA region contains:
- the dnaX gene encoding DNA polymerase III subunit gamma/tau, translated as MSDSSEQHQPSAASQDGYVVVARRYRPKSFDELVGQDHVGRALVNAIETGRVGHAYLFTGARGVGKTSTARIFAKALNDPGGPTGNPDQETDVAQAIDAGEDVDVIEIDGASNRGIDEIRSLRANVGVRPSRSRYKIYIIDEVHMLTQAAFNALLKTLEEPPEHVKFIFCTTDPEKIPITVLSRCQRFDFAPVEVSKIVARLKEICAAEGTEADDTALELIARRAAGSMRDSQSLLEQLLSFSGDQLTAETVHQMLGTADDERLHALATAMAARDAASALSQLDAAVDEGVDAGRLAEQLLGYFRDLMAVTVGCEASMLRHTSAGLYDELSELGKRWGLQTVLAVVGLIDDTLVRIRHSVYARVLLESTLIQICHLPDLQSIADLAEAAKTLPEGARLSTTRSVAPETPGSLGAESKKKAPAVSPDSAAANSAPTPSTAANVPRIDDAHAASPPVSGNDGESSSRSEAPASVPAAAASAAATASPPVPAGSLSGKELWARALQDMDPMTSTLATSVEDVSIDDSGQVVMTFPAKAGLAMGRCDKPVHRQEIVESLRRLTGRDHQVIIKASTKAVAEDKPVAKAPQKSRVQWMREVEANSLVQSCKEVFSAEVTKIDLPRNDAPRR; from the coding sequence ATGTCTGATTCATCCGAGCAGCATCAACCGTCCGCCGCTTCGCAAGACGGATACGTCGTCGTCGCGCGGCGTTATCGCCCCAAGTCTTTCGACGAACTGGTGGGCCAAGATCACGTCGGTCGGGCTTTGGTCAATGCGATCGAAACCGGCCGCGTCGGACACGCGTACTTGTTCACCGGTGCCCGTGGGGTCGGCAAAACCAGCACCGCGCGGATCTTTGCAAAAGCGCTGAACGATCCCGGCGGCCCCACCGGAAACCCCGACCAGGAAACCGATGTCGCCCAGGCCATTGATGCGGGCGAAGACGTCGATGTGATCGAAATTGACGGTGCCAGCAACCGTGGCATCGATGAGATTCGCAGTCTGCGTGCCAACGTCGGTGTCCGGCCCAGCCGGTCGCGATACAAGATCTACATCATCGACGAAGTCCACATGCTGACCCAAGCGGCCTTCAATGCGTTGTTGAAAACGCTGGAAGAACCGCCCGAGCATGTGAAGTTCATTTTTTGCACGACGGATCCGGAAAAGATTCCGATCACCGTACTCAGCCGGTGCCAGCGATTCGATTTCGCACCGGTCGAAGTCAGCAAAATTGTCGCGCGGTTGAAAGAGATCTGTGCCGCCGAAGGGACCGAGGCGGATGACACCGCTTTGGAATTGATCGCCCGACGTGCGGCCGGTTCCATGCGTGACAGTCAGTCATTGTTGGAACAGTTGCTGTCGTTCAGTGGCGACCAGTTGACCGCCGAAACCGTCCACCAAATGCTGGGCACCGCGGACGACGAACGCTTGCACGCGTTGGCCACCGCGATGGCCGCCCGTGACGCTGCATCGGCGCTTTCACAGTTGGATGCCGCCGTCGATGAGGGTGTCGATGCGGGACGGTTGGCCGAACAGCTTTTGGGTTACTTCCGTGATTTGATGGCCGTCACGGTGGGCTGCGAAGCATCCATGCTGCGTCACACGTCGGCGGGACTGTACGACGAACTGTCGGAATTGGGCAAACGATGGGGATTGCAAACGGTTCTGGCCGTCGTCGGACTGATCGACGACACACTGGTCCGAATCCGACACAGTGTTTACGCGCGGGTGTTGTTGGAATCAACGCTGATACAAATTTGCCACTTGCCGGATCTGCAATCGATCGCTGATTTGGCCGAAGCCGCCAAGACGCTTCCCGAAGGCGCACGTCTTTCGACAACACGATCAGTTGCACCGGAGACACCGGGTTCGCTCGGAGCCGAATCAAAAAAAAAAGCCCCCGCGGTAAGTCCTGATTCCGCCGCAGCAAACTCGGCCCCAACGCCATCGACCGCCGCCAACGTGCCGCGGATCGACGATGCCCATGCCGCATCGCCACCGGTCAGTGGCAACGATGGCGAATCGTCCAGCCGATCGGAAGCCCCGGCATCCGTTCCCGCCGCGGCTGCTTCCGCCGCCGCCACGGCTAGTCCACCAGTACCGGCCGGAAGTTTAAGCGGAAAAGAGTTGTGGGCGAGAGCGCTGCAGGACATGGACCCGATGACGTCAACGCTTGCGACGTCGGTCGAAGACGTCAGCATTGATGATTCGGGCCAGGTCGTGATGACGTTTCCCGCAAAGGCGGGTCTGGCGATGGGACGGTGCGATAAACCCGTGCACCGGCAAGAAATCGTCGAATCGCTGCGCCGACTGACCGGTCGCGATCATCAGGTCATCATCAAAGCTTCGACCAAGGCGGTCGCCGAAGACAAACCGGTGGCCAAAGCACCACAGAAGTCGCGGGTGCAGTGGATGCGCGAAGTGGAAGCCAATTCGTTGGTGCAATCCTGTAAAGAAGTCTTCAGCGCGGAGGTCACCAAGATCGACCTGCCGCGCAACGACGCGCCCCGTCGATAG
- a CDS encoding redoxin family protein, with protein MKSWIVTGCVIVSLWTGIPAGAATPTEVRQGPQPIKPGDVGVGRRVADLAFTDIDGHTYQLSEWLGGAEGLENESCDAVVFAMTGIGCPLCKKYTPTLAKIQRRYAGRGVRFVYVNPNQSEKISRLRNAIATHGLGDVYVRDDDEHIAHALGAHTTTEVFVIDAARTLVYRGAVDDQYGFGYSLDAPRKNYLTDALDAVLDDRRPTVSATTSPGCDLYFQTDPPADASAGTLTYHNRISRIIADNCGQCHRDGGSAPFALDTYSSVIDYAGMIASVVGRGVMPPWFAADPKRETNHVSVTFANDRSLAEDDRRDLLAWIESGAVEGDIADAPLRHADVPSTQWHIGKPDLEVQIPKQFQVKATGQMPYKHTLVRLNLKEDRWVQAVEIRPTDPSVVHHVLVFLKDSRDRNVDIDEESGFLAAYVPGNTFQRYPEGMAKRLPAGSDLVFQLHYTPNGTETSDQTRLGIRFSDQPPRRVVKNVGIANHRIKIPPGADNHEETASLVVPADVHLLAVMPHMHLRGKAFRYDLTAPGGSSHRLLDVPSYDFNWQLEYRFNQPLAVTAGSRIDLTAWYDNSENNPANPDPGTTVRWGPQTDDEMMLGYVEYFETDELVGDSPADDSIDTDSARLIAAFQKVDGDNSGTITRQEFPRPLLFGRIDADGDDLLTSDEVLDAAEIILPLLGR; from the coding sequence ATGAAGTCATGGATTGTGACCGGGTGCGTTATTGTTTCGCTGTGGACCGGCATCCCCGCCGGTGCCGCAACGCCAACGGAAGTCCGCCAGGGACCGCAACCGATCAAACCGGGCGACGTGGGCGTGGGACGACGCGTTGCCGATTTGGCTTTCACCGACATCGACGGCCACACGTACCAACTGAGCGAGTGGTTGGGTGGCGCCGAAGGCTTGGAGAATGAATCATGCGATGCAGTGGTTTTCGCGATGACAGGAATCGGTTGTCCGCTGTGCAAAAAGTACACGCCGACGCTGGCGAAGATTCAGCGTCGATACGCCGGCCGCGGTGTGCGGTTTGTCTATGTGAATCCGAACCAGTCGGAAAAGATCAGTCGGCTGCGCAATGCGATCGCGACTCATGGTTTGGGTGACGTCTATGTTCGTGACGATGATGAACACATCGCTCATGCGCTGGGCGCACACACGACGACCGAAGTCTTCGTGATCGATGCGGCTCGGACACTGGTGTATCGCGGCGCGGTCGACGACCAATACGGTTTCGGTTATTCGCTGGACGCACCGCGCAAGAACTATTTGACCGACGCATTGGATGCCGTGCTTGATGACCGGCGTCCGACGGTGTCGGCGACCACATCACCGGGATGTGATTTGTATTTTCAGACGGATCCGCCCGCCGATGCATCGGCGGGGACGCTGACTTATCACAACCGAATTTCACGGATCATCGCGGACAACTGTGGCCAGTGCCACCGTGACGGCGGTTCGGCTCCATTTGCCTTAGACACTTATTCCAGCGTCATCGACTATGCCGGGATGATCGCCAGCGTGGTCGGGCGCGGCGTCATGCCGCCGTGGTTCGCCGCGGATCCGAAACGAGAAACCAATCATGTTTCGGTGACCTTTGCCAACGATCGTTCGCTGGCGGAAGATGATCGACGCGATCTGCTTGCCTGGATCGAATCAGGCGCCGTCGAGGGTGACATCGCCGACGCCCCGCTTCGTCACGCAGACGTTCCATCGACGCAGTGGCACATTGGAAAGCCTGATTTGGAGGTTCAGATTCCGAAACAGTTTCAGGTCAAAGCCACCGGACAGATGCCGTACAAACACACGTTGGTGCGTTTGAACTTGAAGGAAGACCGCTGGGTCCAGGCCGTGGAAATTCGTCCCACCGATCCATCCGTGGTGCATCACGTGTTGGTGTTCTTGAAGGATTCACGTGACCGCAACGTCGACATCGATGAAGAATCCGGATTCTTGGCGGCGTATGTGCCGGGCAACACGTTCCAACGGTATCCCGAAGGCATGGCGAAACGATTGCCTGCCGGATCGGATCTGGTTTTCCAACTGCATTACACGCCCAACGGGACCGAAACCAGCGACCAGACGCGCTTGGGGATCCGCTTTTCTGATCAACCGCCACGTCGAGTGGTCAAGAACGTGGGCATTGCAAATCACCGAATTAAGATCCCGCCGGGCGCCGACAACCACGAAGAAACGGCGTCTTTGGTGGTTCCGGCCGATGTCCACTTGTTGGCGGTGATGCCGCACATGCATTTGCGCGGCAAGGCATTTCGATACGACCTGACGGCGCCGGGTGGTTCATCGCATCGTCTGTTGGACGTTCCCAGCTATGACTTCAACTGGCAGTTGGAATATCGATTCAACCAACCGTTGGCGGTCACGGCGGGAAGCCGTATCGACCTGACGGCGTGGTATGACAACAGCGAAAACAATCCGGCCAATCCTGATCCCGGCACAACGGTCCGCTGGGGACCGCAAACGGACGACGAAATGATGTTGGGGTATGTGGAGTATTTTGAAACTGATGAGCTTGTCGGTGATTCGCCGGCTGATGATTCAATCGACACCGATTCGGCCCGATTGATCGCCGCGTTTCAAAAAGTCGATGGTGACAACAGCGGCACGATCACGCGACAAGAGTTTCCGCGACCTTTGTTGTTCGGCCGCATCGACGCCGACGGTGATGATTTGCTGACCAGCGACGAGGTTTTGGACGCCGCCGAAATCATTTTGCCTTTGTTGGGAAGATGA
- a CDS encoding ABC1 kinase family protein — MRITAIPQLYRNLRRWREILVVLQRYGLADWLSRYQRVPFRDAFKDRRGVSLAEYSREERVRMALTELGPAFIKLGQILAGRPDLVGPELGEELKRLRSNVAAEDFESVQNTLRTELGDEYQTHFQRIHETPLATASIGQVHRAVLADGRKVVVKVQRADIEKTIRQDIEVLTGLAMLADRVEALAAWGPSDLVRQLAPILIRELDFGREKQNLQHFTKSLSRFDDEVVVPQPVEHLCTRRVLVMQELVGTPISKIHAAPDGITDPSCDEPSPTSALCETMAKVYLSMVFEEGLFHADPHSGNLLLLADGRLGILDFGMVGRIDETLRETIEEMLIAVSHGDQNQLTRLIRRVGDPPPTLDESALAIDLSDFVGTYGQQSLGGFDMTGALNDISRILHRHSIKLPNQSALLLKMMVSLEGTLREMGARFDSLQVVKQFAHKTMLRRISPTRRIRQARRIYLESENFAQLAPDQILQLLTQARRGELRMTLMHSHLGPTVNRLVLGLMTSAVFLGSSLMLAFEVNPVLFPENPFLGFTRVSVMGLTGVVGSIVVMLRLLMAINRSGHLNRKGDD; from the coding sequence ATGCGCATCACGGCGATCCCCCAACTTTACCGAAATCTGCGACGGTGGCGAGAGATTCTCGTTGTGCTGCAGCGGTACGGACTGGCCGATTGGCTAAGCCGTTATCAACGGGTGCCCTTCCGTGACGCCTTCAAGGATCGACGCGGCGTTTCGCTTGCCGAATACAGTCGTGAAGAACGCGTCCGCATGGCGCTGACCGAACTGGGGCCGGCATTCATCAAACTGGGCCAGATCTTGGCCGGACGCCCCGATTTGGTCGGTCCCGAACTGGGCGAAGAACTGAAACGGCTGCGAAGCAACGTTGCGGCGGAGGATTTTGAAAGCGTCCAAAACACGCTGCGGACCGAATTGGGCGACGAATACCAGACGCATTTTCAGAGGATCCACGAAACGCCGCTGGCCACCGCATCGATCGGTCAAGTCCACCGAGCCGTCTTGGCCGACGGTCGCAAAGTCGTTGTGAAAGTTCAACGCGCGGACATCGAAAAAACGATTCGACAAGACATCGAGGTCCTGACCGGATTGGCCATGCTGGCCGATCGCGTGGAGGCCTTGGCCGCGTGGGGCCCCAGCGACTTGGTCCGCCAATTGGCGCCGATTCTGATTCGCGAACTGGACTTTGGCCGCGAGAAACAAAACCTTCAGCACTTCACCAAATCGTTATCGCGGTTTGATGACGAAGTTGTTGTGCCACAACCGGTCGAACACCTTTGCACCCGCCGCGTTTTGGTGATGCAAGAATTGGTCGGCACCCCGATCAGCAAGATTCACGCCGCGCCCGATGGTATCACCGACCCCAGTTGTGATGAACCATCGCCGACGTCCGCGTTGTGTGAAACCATGGCCAAAGTCTATCTGTCGATGGTGTTCGAAGAAGGCTTGTTCCACGCTGATCCCCACAGCGGCAACCTGCTGTTGCTGGCCGACGGACGGTTGGGCATCCTGGATTTCGGAATGGTCGGGCGGATCGACGAAACGCTTAGAGAAACCATCGAGGAGATGTTGATCGCGGTTTCCCATGGCGATCAAAACCAGCTGACACGATTGATCCGGCGCGTCGGTGATCCGCCACCCACACTGGATGAATCCGCGTTGGCAATTGATTTGTCGGATTTCGTCGGCACGTACGGGCAACAAAGCTTGGGCGGATTTGACATGACCGGTGCACTGAATGACATCAGCCGGATCTTGCATCGGCATTCCATCAAGCTGCCAAACCAGTCGGCATTGTTGTTGAAGATGATGGTGTCGTTGGAAGGCACGCTGCGTGAAATGGGCGCGCGATTCGATTCGCTGCAAGTCGTCAAGCAATTCGCGCATAAAACCATGTTGCGGCGGATCAGCCCGACCCGGCGGATCCGTCAGGCACGACGAATCTATTTGGAATCGGAGAATTTCGCGCAACTGGCGCCTGACCAGATTCTGCAATTGCTGACCCAGGCCCGACGTGGCGAACTGCGGATGACGTTGATGCATTCGCACCTTGGACCGACCGTCAACCGGTTGGTGTTGGGATTGATGACCAGCGCCGTCTTCTTGGGTTCTTCATTGATGCTGGCTTTCGAGGTCAATCCGGTTCTGTTTCCCGAAAACCCGTTTCTGGGTTTCACCCGCGTCAGCGTCATGGGGCTGACGGGCGTGGTCGGCAGCATCGTGGTCATGCTGCGTTTGTTGATGGCGATCAACCGCAGCGGTCACCTGAACCGAAAAGGCGACGACTGA
- a CDS encoding ABC transporter permease, which translates to MTCELAVSAVAIALLIGVPVGWAAWLNAIKRLSGSGRSYRMGASGIVTSLFFGVAVASLTMPLVLHAAAWESAAGKFGWWTLTQTGSRRFGQFSGLIACSIVHGIHGSAAVALATWIGLRRIPGVLLESSRLDTGPLKRAFRFLLPMAAPWIATAALGVAMLAATEMTVADLYGFRTLADEFYLFHAAEPSAMAVMMVCFIPMLLAFFGGWMFRIASRRSGRPVHPHRDDSTSQNFASPTAPGTILTRLLSLAILVAFMLVVLVIPVGSLIVKAGHDVTVVADQRQVAWSLSSCVQRLASAPETFRREYVQTAMIAGLSATVSTIIGGIAALGTAARPTRRRWMDAISLAAFAIPGPVIGLGVIGVFQWPIAGFGMLYRQTLVPTLIALCFKAVPVAYFIIRVALAGRSTAIRSQADLDAGPTGRVFRIWIPMYAPVLAAAWITSAVVASGDVPVLLPVVPPGVTTVTTRLFGLLHSGARYQEAALAFWYVAATTTLVITATWIARRRRTGGSDVIG; encoded by the coding sequence TTGACGTGCGAGCTTGCCGTTTCTGCGGTCGCGATCGCGCTGCTGATCGGTGTCCCGGTGGGTTGGGCGGCCTGGTTGAATGCGATCAAGCGGTTGTCCGGGTCAGGCCGGTCATACCGCATGGGAGCGTCGGGAATCGTGACGTCCTTGTTCTTTGGCGTGGCTGTGGCATCGCTGACCATGCCCCTGGTGCTGCATGCGGCCGCCTGGGAATCCGCGGCCGGCAAGTTCGGCTGGTGGACGCTGACGCAAACCGGCAGCCGTCGCTTTGGTCAATTCAGCGGTCTGATCGCATGCTCGATCGTCCATGGCATCCACGGATCAGCGGCCGTCGCACTGGCCACCTGGATCGGTTTGCGACGCATCCCCGGGGTCTTGTTGGAATCATCGCGACTGGACACGGGCCCGTTGAAACGAGCGTTCCGATTCTTGCTGCCGATGGCGGCTCCCTGGATCGCCACGGCCGCGCTGGGCGTTGCGATGCTGGCGGCAACGGAGATGACGGTGGCGGATTTGTACGGCTTTCGCACGCTGGCCGACGAATTTTACCTGTTCCACGCCGCGGAACCGTCGGCGATGGCCGTCATGATGGTCTGCTTCATTCCGATGTTGCTTGCGTTTTTCGGCGGATGGATGTTTCGGATCGCTTCACGTCGTTCGGGCCGTCCGGTGCATCCACACCGCGACGATTCGACATCGCAAAACTTCGCCAGCCCGACCGCCCCCGGCACGATTCTGACACGATTGCTTTCGCTTGCCATTTTGGTCGCATTCATGCTGGTCGTCTTGGTCATCCCGGTGGGAAGCCTGATCGTGAAAGCGGGACACGATGTGACCGTGGTCGCTGACCAACGTCAGGTCGCGTGGAGTCTGTCCAGCTGTGTCCAAAGACTAGCGTCTGCACCGGAGACGTTTCGTCGCGAGTACGTACAGACGGCGATGATCGCTGGATTGTCGGCGACCGTATCGACCATCATCGGCGGCATCGCGGCCCTGGGCACGGCGGCTCGCCCGACGCGGCGTCGTTGGATGGACGCGATCAGTCTGGCTGCGTTTGCGATTCCGGGCCCCGTCATCGGCTTGGGAGTGATCGGCGTCTTTCAGTGGCCGATTGCCGGATTCGGCATGTTGTACCGGCAAACCCTGGTACCGACGCTGATCGCCCTGTGTTTCAAAGCCGTTCCGGTGGCCTATTTCATCATCCGTGTGGCCTTGGCGGGCAGGTCCACGGCGATTCGGTCTCAAGCCGACTTGGACGCCGGGCCGACCGGACGGGTCTTTCGAATTTGGATTCCGATGTACGCGCCGGTGCTTGCCGCCGCCTGGATCACGTCCGCGGTGGTGGCCTCCGGCGATGTTCCGGTTCTGTTGCCCGTTGTCCCCCCCGGCGTGACGACCGTTACCACCCGTCTGTTCGGACTGCTTCACAGTGGTGCCCGGTACCAAGAAGCCGCATTGGCATTTTGGTACGTGGCCGCAACAACGACACTGGTGATCACGGCAACGTGGATCGCGCGTCGTCGCCGCACCGGCGGATCGGACGTGATAGGCTAG
- a CDS encoding DUF1570 domain-containing protein → MIPQTTIQRTTATRCLVVGILVGLLAAPTSGVETLVIKGEGKDASTQTIRGEILVEARDGGVMLQSDDGQIYIQQPESIVEREGNDLELQPIDAAEMAGRLMDEFPQGFRVFRTTHYVIAHRTSEGYVRRVGGLFEQLYRGFYTYWENQGLDLDPPRFPLVALVFPDRASFLKYAEADIGEMARNLIGYYHLQSNRMVTFNVPNLERNIATIIHEATHQLAYNSGLQTRFADNPMWVSEGLATFFEAPDFRNPRGWRTIGRVNEVNLARWRRYLPRRPEESLTTLLADDKRFRGGGSSESAYAESWALTYFLLKTRREQYAKFMQRLSEGKPLVARSPQERLALIEEVFETTIRELDEDLVSYLRRVR, encoded by the coding sequence ATGATTCCGCAAACCACGATTCAGCGCACCACCGCAACACGATGTTTGGTCGTTGGCATCCTGGTCGGGTTGCTTGCCGCACCGACGTCGGGTGTGGAAACGCTTGTGATCAAGGGTGAAGGGAAGGATGCGTCCACCCAGACCATTCGCGGCGAAATCTTGGTCGAAGCACGTGACGGTGGCGTCATGTTGCAAAGCGACGACGGCCAGATCTATATCCAGCAACCCGAATCGATCGTGGAGCGTGAGGGGAACGATCTGGAATTGCAACCGATCGATGCAGCGGAGATGGCGGGTCGGTTGATGGACGAATTTCCGCAAGGATTTCGCGTTTTCCGAACCACACATTACGTCATCGCCCATCGTACCAGCGAAGGCTATGTGCGACGCGTCGGCGGGCTTTTCGAACAGCTTTATCGCGGTTTCTATACGTACTGGGAAAACCAAGGTTTGGATCTGGATCCGCCACGGTTTCCTTTGGTCGCATTGGTGTTTCCCGACCGAGCATCTTTTCTGAAGTACGCCGAAGCCGACATCGGCGAAATGGCACGAAACCTGATCGGCTATTACCACTTGCAAAGCAATCGCATGGTGACGTTCAACGTTCCTAACCTGGAACGAAACATCGCCACGATCATCCACGAAGCAACGCATCAGTTGGCATACAACAGCGGATTGCAAACACGCTTTGCCGACAATCCGATGTGGGTTAGCGAAGGTTTGGCGACGTTTTTCGAAGCGCCCGATTTTCGCAACCCGCGCGGTTGGCGAACGATCGGTCGGGTCAACGAAGTAAATCTGGCACGCTGGCGTCGGTACCTGCCGCGACGACCGGAAGAGTCACTCACCACGTTGTTGGCCGATGACAAGCGTTTTCGCGGGGGCGGGTCCAGCGAATCCGCGTACGCCGAAAGCTGGGCGTTGACCTATTTCTTGTTGAAGACACGTCGCGAACAGTACGCCAAGTTCATGCAACGGCTTAGCGAAGGCAAACCACTGGTCGCCCGCAGCCCCCAGGAACGTCTGGCGTTGATCGAAGAAGTCTTCGAAACAACGATCCGCGAACTGGATGAAGACCTGGTCAGCTACCTGCGGCGTGTGCGATAG
- a CDS encoding response regulator — MSDSSSNDGMIRLEQDGDDTIRNEDLLDALLENIPDAVYFKDLQSRFLRISEAMARKFGVESVEAVKGHTDAEIFSAEHAQSARSDELNIIRTGQPMVEIIERETWPDRDDTWCLTTKMPLRSRGGSVIGTFGISRDITELKLSQDSLKQALKAADAANRAKSEFLANMSHEIRTPMNAIIGMAELLGQTPLVDEQREYVELLRQSATSLLSLLNDILDFSKIEARKLELEAIDFSVREVIGRCCQTLAIKAADKGLELACRIAPEVPDALCGDPGRLRQVLTNLVGNAVKFTDAGEIVVDVQPHQEHDGLAAAHDHPDHTWLRVLVRDTGIGIPIEQQQEVMKAFTQADASTTRRYGGTGLGLAICRQLVELMGGHITLDSIPGEGTTFTCFIPFEEKESEGRAEATPFEIPGELPDLGPEPLSKLAGFKVLVVDDNRTNRRILDEILSSWNVRCDVAADGDEAIEKVKNAIEQDAMYPLVLLDCMMPGMDGFEVARRVRTGWDVAGTKFIMLSSAARSDNARRCREIGIDRFLTKPVMQSELLENILQVMDLDVRREKTKPVKRPAGRSLKVLVAEDGVANQQVAIGLLKMAGHQPTLACDGNEAVQCWSKSSFDVILMDMHMPEMDGLDATRIIRQQESTRGSGRHVPIIALTAAAMEDDARACLDAGMDAHVAKPIDPAQLESTMQQLCGESSVDTPDAVATDPPAEIAPKVESATGHVAIDQAAGGQPPIDFARASERIPGGEPSVRRVAAVFYDETAKLLRDIDKAFQADDLKTLRRSAHTIKSSANLFFATRLNRAATDVEHAAKDEDGDIAAKIAELFDAFSEVEPALQAFVKS; from the coding sequence ATGAGCGATTCGTCAAGCAACGACGGGATGATCCGTTTGGAACAAGACGGCGACGATACGATTCGCAACGAAGACCTTTTGGATGCGTTGCTGGAAAACATTCCCGACGCGGTCTATTTCAAAGATCTTCAAAGCCGGTTCCTGCGGATCAGCGAAGCGATGGCTCGCAAGTTCGGCGTGGAATCAGTCGAAGCGGTCAAAGGTCACACCGACGCAGAGATCTTCAGCGCCGAACATGCCCAGTCGGCACGCAGCGATGAACTGAACATCATTCGCACCGGCCAACCGATGGTCGAAATCATCGAACGGGAAACTTGGCCCGATCGCGATGACACGTGGTGCCTGACGACGAAGATGCCATTGCGGTCACGAGGCGGTTCGGTCATCGGCACCTTCGGGATTTCTCGTGACATCACCGAATTGAAATTGTCGCAAGATTCGCTGAAGCAAGCGTTGAAGGCGGCCGACGCGGCGAACCGCGCGAAAAGCGAGTTTTTGGCCAACATGAGCCACGAGATTCGCACGCCGATGAATGCGATCATCGGCATGGCGGAATTGCTGGGCCAGACCCCCTTGGTCGACGAACAACGCGAATACGTCGAACTTTTGCGTCAATCGGCGACGTCCCTGTTGTCGTTGCTGAACGACATTTTGGACTTCAGCAAGATCGAAGCCCGCAAGCTGGAATTGGAAGCCATCGATTTCTCGGTCCGCGAGGTCATCGGTCGCTGTTGTCAAACGCTGGCCATCAAGGCCGCCGACAAAGGTCTGGAATTGGCCTGTCGGATCGCACCGGAAGTCCCCGACGCACTGTGTGGCGACCCCGGGCGATTGCGGCAAGTGTTGACAAACCTGGTCGGAAACGCGGTGAAGTTCACCGACGCGGGCGAAATCGTCGTCGACGTACAACCACATCAAGAACATGACGGATTGGCCGCCGCACATGATCACCCCGATCATACGTGGCTGCGTGTTCTCGTCCGCGATACCGGAATCGGTATCCCCATCGAACAGCAACAGGAGGTGATGAAAGCATTCACCCAGGCCGATGCATCGACAACGCGTCGCTACGGTGGGACCGGGTTGGGGCTGGCGATTTGCCGACAACTGGTGGAATTGATGGGGGGGCATATCACACTGGATAGCATTCCTGGGGAAGGCACCACGTTCACGTGCTTTATCCCGTTCGAGGAAAAGGAATCCGAAGGCCGGGCCGAAGCGACACCGTTCGAGATTCCCGGCGAGCTTCCCGATCTGGGCCCTGAACCGCTTTCGAAACTGGCCGGCTTCAAAGTCCTGGTCGTTGACGACAACCGGACCAACCGTCGCATTCTGGATGAAATCCTGTCGTCTTGGAACGTTCGCTGTGACGTCGCTGCCGATGGTGATGAAGCCATCGAAAAAGTCAAGAACGCGATCGAACAAGACGCGATGTACCCGCTGGTTCTGTTGGATTGCATGATGCCCGGGATGGACGGGTTCGAAGTCGCACGTCGTGTGCGAACCGGCTGGGATGTTGCCGGAACCAAATTCATCATGTTGTCGTCGGCCGCACGCAGCGACAACGCGCGCCGATGTCGCGAAATCGGCATCGATCGATTCTTGACCAAGCCGGTCATGCAATCGGAGTTGCTGGAGAACATCTTGCAAGTGATGGACTTGGACGTCCGTCGGGAAAAAACAAAGCCCGTCAAACGCCCCGCCGGTCGTTCGCTAAAAGTCTTGGTCGCCGAAGACGGTGTGGCCAATCAACAAGTCGCGATCGGCTTGCTGAAAATGGCCGGACACCAGCCCACCTTGGCATGTGACGGAAACGAAGCCGTCCAGTGCTGGTCCAAGTCATCGTTTGACGTGATTTTGATGGACATGCACATGCCGGAAATGGACGGCTTGGACGCGACACGAATCATTCGTCAACAAGAATCCACACGGGGATCCGGACGCCATGTCCCGATCATCGCGTTGACCGCCGCGGCAATGGAAGACGATGCCCGTGCGTGCCTGGATGCCGGCATGGACGCCCACGTCGCCAAACCCATCGACCCCGCACAGCTGGAATCGACGATGCAGCAACTGTGCGGCGAATCATCCGTCGATACGCCGGATGCGGTCGCGACCGATCCGCCTGCGGAAATTGCCCCGAAGGTTGAAAGTGCAACCGGGCATGTCGCGATTGACCAAGCCGCGGGCGGTCAACCGCCGATTGATTTCGCCCGCGCGTCCGAGCGGATTCCCGGCGGGGAACCTTCGGTCCGGCGTGTCGCGGCCGTTTTTTATGACGAGACCGCCAAACTGTTGCGTGATATCGACAAAGCGTTCCAGGCGGACGATTTAAAAACGTTGCGACGGTCGGCCCACACGATCAAGAGCTCGGCCAACCTGTTCTTCGCAACGCGTTTGAATCGTGCCGCCACCGATGTGGAACACGCGGCCAAGGATGAGGACGGCGACATTGCGGCGAAGATCGCCGAGCTGTTCGATGCGTTCAGCGAAGTCGAACCGGCGCTCCAGGCGTTTGTAAAGTCGTGA